A region from the Cryptosporangium arvum DSM 44712 genome encodes:
- a CDS encoding cytochrome P450, which yields MGESTFAVPVAPGRQPLVGHMPALARDVVGFFESLRDVGDVVEVRFGRTPVYVITDAELVHRAMAADSGDFVQGKLYDKLARVAGGGVACTDGPGHLDQRRALLPAFRPARNAEFADLFREQALELSRSWRPGQPVNLLRDMYRLTTRTTARALLGGDLDDADTNWLADNIPFVFSIFALQTLSPSDLLEHLPTATNRRYAAVRERLRAIVDDVVGRSSGDGDDIVSTLRRAHHGGDAADEVATILITAIEPTATVIAWLFYYLARNPAVEARVHDEPAYLRPVITEVLRLRHPIYFVMRRTVREVRLGSWPLPAGADVLWSNAALHRDPAAFPDPHVFDPDRWASGEPPHRHYLPFGGGAHKCLGHRFATSEIDVVVSTITERWRLVLDPDVEIPLGVLHPDEMPVSVVARDGRP from the coding sequence ATGGGAGAGAGCACCTTCGCCGTACCCGTGGCGCCGGGGCGTCAGCCGCTGGTGGGGCACATGCCGGCGCTGGCCCGGGACGTCGTCGGCTTCTTCGAGTCGCTGCGCGACGTGGGCGACGTCGTCGAGGTCCGCTTCGGACGCACACCGGTCTACGTGATCACCGACGCCGAGCTGGTGCACCGGGCGATGGCCGCCGACTCCGGCGACTTCGTGCAGGGCAAGCTCTACGACAAACTGGCCCGGGTCGCGGGCGGCGGTGTCGCCTGCACCGACGGGCCGGGCCACCTGGACCAGCGGCGGGCGTTGCTGCCGGCGTTCCGGCCGGCCCGGAACGCGGAGTTCGCGGACCTCTTCCGGGAACAGGCCCTCGAGCTGAGCCGGTCCTGGCGCCCGGGGCAGCCGGTGAACCTGCTCCGCGACATGTACCGGCTGACCACCAGGACGACGGCGCGGGCCCTGCTCGGCGGGGACCTCGACGACGCCGACACGAACTGGCTCGCCGACAACATCCCGTTCGTCTTCTCGATCTTCGCCCTGCAGACGTTGTCCCCGTCGGACCTGCTGGAGCATCTGCCGACGGCGACCAACCGGCGTTACGCCGCGGTGCGCGAGCGCCTGCGCGCGATCGTCGACGACGTGGTGGGCCGGAGCAGCGGCGACGGTGACGACATCGTGTCGACGCTGCGCCGCGCCCACCACGGTGGTGACGCCGCCGACGAGGTCGCGACTATCCTGATCACCGCGATCGAACCGACCGCCACCGTCATCGCCTGGCTGTTCTACTACCTCGCCCGGAACCCGGCCGTCGAGGCGCGGGTGCACGACGAACCGGCGTACCTGAGACCGGTGATCACCGAGGTGCTCCGCTTGCGGCACCCCATCTACTTCGTGATGCGGCGGACCGTGCGCGAGGTCCGGCTGGGGTCCTGGCCGCTGCCCGCCGGGGCCGACGTGCTCTGGAGCAACGCGGCGCTGCACCGGGACCCCGCCGCCTTCCCCGATCCGCACGTCTTCGACCCGGACCGCTGGGCGTCCGGGGAACCGCCGCACCGGCACTACCTCCCGTTCGGCGGGGGCGCGCACAAGTGCCTCGGGCACCGGTTCGCGACGAGCGAGATCGACGTCGTCGTGTCCACGATCACCGAGCGCTGGCGACTGGTCCTCGACCCGGACGTCGAGATCCCGCTGGGCGTCCTGCATCCGGACGAGATGCCGGTGTCCGTCGTCGCGCGGGACGGACGGCCGTGA
- a CDS encoding terpene synthase family protein, whose translation MTATTSPNPAATTGSARTAVRVVRLLRALRRWAAEVGPSFADAVEIDEVSAMVLVDAGPHAPTGELLAPAMTAVWMQVADDHVDRFTHDQAEFDGLIQRWRSVSAGARPTPGDPLERGLADLVRRLRTAPRYPSLFPVWRRSFGRMLDAWVFEQTTATRLARGEPAPSIESYLAHHHSFGLRPIVLAWWVTAGGDDLPDALEALLAALDEIETAVRLANDLVMADRARTEPGSVDALLLGADATWVSDRATEHLRRGHDLLAPLIETGSPTGEALGRIGEWLVTFYLLTDARLQGGGPGRRAAPAPIAT comes from the coding sequence GTGACCGCCACGACGTCGCCGAACCCGGCCGCCACCACCGGGTCCGCCCGCACCGCGGTCCGGGTCGTGCGGCTGCTGCGTGCGCTGCGCCGGTGGGCCGCCGAGGTGGGCCCCTCCTTCGCGGACGCGGTCGAGATCGACGAGGTCTCGGCGATGGTGCTCGTCGACGCCGGGCCGCACGCCCCCACCGGTGAACTGCTCGCGCCGGCCATGACCGCGGTGTGGATGCAGGTGGCCGACGACCACGTCGACCGTTTCACGCACGACCAGGCCGAGTTCGACGGGCTGATCCAGCGCTGGCGCAGCGTCTCGGCCGGGGCGCGGCCGACGCCGGGGGACCCGTTGGAGCGTGGCCTGGCCGACCTGGTACGCCGGCTGCGCACCGCGCCCCGCTACCCGTCGCTGTTCCCGGTGTGGCGGCGGAGCTTCGGCCGCATGCTCGACGCCTGGGTCTTCGAGCAGACGACGGCCACCCGCCTGGCCCGGGGCGAACCCGCGCCGAGCATCGAGTCCTACCTGGCCCACCACCACAGCTTCGGCCTGCGCCCGATCGTCCTGGCCTGGTGGGTCACCGCCGGTGGCGACGATCTGCCGGACGCGCTCGAGGCGCTCCTGGCCGCACTCGACGAGATCGAGACCGCCGTGCGGCTGGCCAACGACCTGGTCATGGCCGACCGGGCGCGGACCGAGCCCGGCAGCGTCGACGCCCTGCTGCTCGGCGCCGACGCCACGTGGGTCAGCGACCGCGCGACCGAACACCTGCGCCGCGGTCACGATCTGCTGGCCCCGCTGATCGAGACCGGCTCACCCACCGGCGAGGCGCTCGGCCGCATCGGCGAGTGGCTGGTGACCTTCTACCTGCTGACCGACGCCCGGCTCCAGGGCGGTGGTCCGGGGCGCCGGGCGGCTCCGGCTCCGATCGCGACCTGA